The Dioscorea cayenensis subsp. rotundata cultivar TDr96_F1 chromosome 19, TDr96_F1_v2_PseudoChromosome.rev07_lg8_w22 25.fasta, whole genome shotgun sequence genome includes a window with the following:
- the LOC120283882 gene encoding piezo-type mechanosensitive ion channel homolog isoform X1 yields the protein MGRFLGRFLLPFLLLAASLHDWSLISLVNLLMFIAFQFTSSRQEFRFRRLYLLSRGVVVFSLLSIVAEVIFQILWCIEGEGWSMADARWAKLVGFVRVQPWGSTSVIYIVVIQLAVALVSVVEAFGSNLDRDSCWLNFSAAFDRIGSHLKVACCLFLPAMQLVVGISHPSWISLPFFICSCVGLVDWSLTSNFLGLFRWWRPLLSYACFSVLLLYVYQLPVQFPSAVLIIADFIGLFKVTNMSEWPELFSGISLLMYFFMLSSVRSDLEEMDSIISMQDNTLTERLIPSNHSFFIRESRSGVRHTNVLLRRSVFRTFSINFFTYGFPVLLCALSFWSFTFASICAFGLLAYVGYVLYAFPSLFRLHRLNGLLLIFILLWAASTYVFNVAFTFLNKKLRKDMEIWETIGFWHYPIPGFFLLAQFCLGVLVAVGNLVNNSVFLYFSDDDGRSRHDDHTVEDKEDTKVLVVATIAWGLRKCSRPITLGLIFLLAMKPGFIHAVYMCFFLIFLLSYSISRKMRQALILFCEAHFSILYILQLNLVTKILGHGGSLTMEILSQLGLSGNATFGNFMEIGVLLCFCAVQNHGFKMLFAFSAIIQHTPYPPFGFSILKAGLNKSVLLSVYASAGSRSSQSSKSSHEKLIATYLGKVGQKFLSTYRSYGTYIAFVTILLTVYLMVPNYISFGYLFFLMFWIIGRQLVEKTRRRLWFPLKVYTTIVFVFTYSLSISSSFMMWLSKIITLYPDLGFNPEASLLENVWESLAVLIVMQLYSYERLQSRHNRTADSSDASELGILGFVRRFLIWHSDKILSAAVFYASISSISAFGFLYLVGLIICSTLPKASTVPSKFFLVYSGLLVACEYLFQMWGKLAYMFPGQKFYGLSLFLGLKSFDSGFWGLELGLRGKILVIVACTLQYNVFRWLEKMPNHLINEGKWEEPCQLFISAEYTSADTRGNATPVDSALVFSKQRGTTSKSWPSFSSVAFEVSDQMASLARGTGSSTSRYSFGYIWGSSKESHKWNKKRIIALRKERFEMQITTLKIYMRFWIENLFQLRGLEINMVALLVASFSALNVISMFYIMCLIACILLNRQVIRRLWPIFVFLFAVILVLEYFAIWKNLIPWIHGPSEVNVHCHDCWSSSSLHFRYCMKCWLGVIVDDPRIVVSYYLVFIFSSFKLRSDHLDGFSDSHTYQQMMSQRRNAQVWRDLSFETKSMWTFLDYLRLYSYCHLLDIVLALILITGTLEYDVLHLGYLGFALVFFRMRLEILKKKNQIFKFLRLYNFVVIVLSLAYQCPYLGDYSSGKCGTTDYIYEIIGFYKYDYGFRITSRSALVEIIIFLLVSMQSYIFCSREFDYVARYLEAEQIGAMVREQEKRAAWKTEQLLHIRKSEEQKRQRNLQVEKMKSEMLNLQSQLNSMNGVTNLGSTSPQNRGLRRRKNPAVAAETGKLQGKEDILDSEDQDLNTDSINSFGFALPDTQGRELISHVSYDILQSPKSAKSESSLAMDMKHLQDSLCEISELGEGDDTAYQSVEKDSKEKGKGKENPLVSAVQLIGDGVSQVQSLGNQAVTNIVSFLNIEHGESDSNGHSSAEDGVYDEIESQNKIGHGHFDRTTSVCSASGTTMPAASLQIGRIFRFIWSQMRSNNDVVCYCCFILVFLWNFSLLSMVYLGALFLYALCVNSGPTYLFWIIILIYTEFNILVQYLYQIIIQHCGLSINLKILQRLGFPDHKITASFVVSTLPLFLVYISTLLQSSITAKDGEWAPVTEFKLFGMRSPHKDDHVVTYSWGMRVWRFLSPVIEIIKIVSRGFTRYWMSLTQGSEAPPHFVQLSMKVDEWPDDGIQPERIESRINQLLRVVHEERCQVKIPNSCHSVSKVRIQSIEKSQESANVALAVLEVVYASPSVGCPAVEWYRSLTPAADVASEILKAKSMGLIEEIDFPYPIISVIGGGKREIDLYAYIFGADLAVFFLVAMFYQSVIKNNSKFLDVYQLEDQFPKEFVFILMILFFLIVLDRIIYLCSFAAGKLIFYIFNLILFTYSVTEYAWYMEPSHQRVGGFALRAIYLTKSVSLALQALQIQHGIPNKSTLYRQFLTSKVTQVNYLGFRLYRALPFLYELRCVLDWSCTTTSLTMYDWLKLEDINSSLFLVKCDAVLNRAGHKQGEKQTKTTKFCSGICLFFILICVIWAPMLMYSSGNPTNIANPIIDVTVHVDIKAAGGRLTLFQTTLCERFPWDKLDFREDLDRDHFLDTYNVNDIQLICCQADASAVWLVPPMVKNRFIKSLDYDMDIIFTWLFTRERPKGKEVVKYEITVEDVPSASTVQQVLNGSAKGFAIYNVYPRYFRVTGSGEVRRLEQTVSSVSGELVLNQESLPWWSFYDVNASDVVGCNELTGPMAIVVSEETPQGILGETLSKFSIWSLYLTFVLAVGRFIRLQCSDLRMRIPFENLPSCDRLIAICEDIYAARAEGELEVEEVLYWTLVKIYRSPHMLLEYTKPD from the exons ATGGGGCGTTTTCTTGGACGGTTCCTGCTGCCTTTTCTCCTTTTGGCAG CTTCTTTACATGACTGGAGTTTGATTTCTCTTGTCAatttattgatgtttattgCCTTTCAGTTTACTTCTTCAAGACAAG AATTCCGTTTTCGGAGGCTGTATTTATTATCTCGGGGTGTTGTTGTATTCTCTTTGCTTTCTATAGTAGCTGAGGTTATATTTCAGATTTTATGGTGTATTGAGGGTGAAGGATGGAGTATGGCCGATGCTCGGTGGGCCAAGCTTGTTGGGTTTGTTag GGTACAGCCATGGGGATCAACATCTGTTATTTACATTGTGGTCATACAGCTAGCAGTTGCTTTGGTTTCTGTTGTTGAGGCCTTTGGAAGTAACCTTGATCGAGATTCTTGTTGGTTGAATTTTTCAGCAGCCTTTGATCGCATAG GTTCCCATCTCAAGGTTGCCTGCTGTTTGTTTTTGCCTGCTATGCAGTTGGTTGTGGGGATTAGTCATCCCTCTTGGATTTCTTTGCCATTTTTCATTTGCAGCTGTGTTGGTCTCGTTGATTGGTCTCTAACAAGCAATTTTCTTGGCCTTTTTCG GTGGTGGAGGCCTTTGCTATCATATGCATGCTTCAGCGTCCTTCTCCTTTATGTCTACCAGCTTCCAGTACAATTTCCAAGTGCGGTCTTGATAATTGCTGACTTCATTGGTTTATTTAAAGTGACCAATATGTCAGAGTGGCCAGAACTTTTTTCTGGCATTTCTCTACTAATGTATTTTTTCATG TTGTCCTCTGTTAGAAGTGATTTGGAAGAAATGGATTCTATTATTTCCATGCAAGACAATACTTTGACTGAGCGACTTATTCCATCAAACCATTCATTTTTCATTCGTGAATCTCG GTCGGGTGTTAGACACACTAACGTGTTATTAAGACGATCAGTTTTCAGAACTTTCAGCATTAACTTTTTCACTTATGGTTTCCCG GTTTTGTTGTGTGCACTTTCATTTTGGAGCTTCACATTTGCTAGTATATGTGCTTTTGGATTACTTGCTTATGTCGGCTACGTTTTGTATGCTTTCCCCTCCTTGTTCCGGTTGCATCGTTTGAATGGGTTGCTGCTTATTTTCATTCTCCTTTGGGCTGCTAGCACATATGTGTTCAATGTGGCATTCACATTCCTGAACAAAAAACTCCGCAAG GACATGGAGATTTGGGAAACAATTGGATTTTGGCACTATCCCATTCCGGGTTTTTTCCTACTAGCACAGTTTTGCCTAGGCGTCCTTGTGGCAGTCGGTAATCTTGTGAACAACTCTGTCTTTCTATACTTTTCTGATGATGATGGGCGATCCAGACATGATGATCATACGGTTGAAG ATAAGGAAGATACGAAGGTATTGGTTGTGGCTACCATAGCATGGGGTTTGCGCAAATGTTCTCGTCCTATTACCCTTGGTCTTATTTTCCTTCTCGCGATGAAGCCTGGCTTTATTCATGCAGTTTATA TGtgcttcttcttgatcttcctGCTAAGCTATTCTATAAGCAGAAAGATGCGTCAAGCATTGATTTTATTCTGTGAGGCACATTTCTCAATTTTGTATATTCTTCAGCTGAACCTTGTCACCAAGATTTTGGGGCATGGTGGTTCCTTAACTATGGAAATTCTGTCACAATTag GGCTCTCGGGTAATGCTACCTTTGGGAACTTCATGGAAATTGGTGTCCTCTTGTGCTTTTGTGCAGTGCAGAATCATGGGTTTAAAATGCTGTTTGCATTTTCTGCCATTATACAGCACACTCCATATCCTCCATTTGGGTTTAGCATACTGAAAGCTGGCTTGAACAAATCTGTGCTACTCTCAGTTTATGCATCAGCAGGTTCCCGGAGCAGTCAGTCAAGCAAGTCTTCACATG AGAAATTGATTGCAACATATCTTGGCAAAGTTGGCCAGAAATTTTTATCTACGTATCGGTCATATGGGACATACATTGCATTTGTGACCATTCTTCTTACAGTTTATTTGATGGTTCCTAATTATATATCATTTGGATACCTTTTCTTCCTGATGTTTTGGATAATCGGAAGGCAACTTGTGGAGAAGACTAGAAGGAGACTCTGGTTTCCTTTAAAAGTATACACAACCATAGTCTTTGTTTTCACCTATAGCTTGAGCATTTCTTCTAGTTTTATGATGTGGTTGTCCAAAATTATTACTCTTTATCCTGATTTGGGATTCAATCCTGAAGCCTCTTTACTGGAGAATGTTTGGGAGTCCTTAGCTGTTTTGATTGTAATGCAACTTTACAGCTATGAACGTTTACAAAGTAGGCACAACAGAACGGCTGATTCTTCTGACGCATCAGAGCTTGGGATCTTGGGGTTTGTCCGAAGGTTTCTTATCTGGCACAGCGACAAAATTTTGTCAGCTGCGGTTTTTTATGCTTCTATATCTTCCATAAGTGCTTTTGGATTTCTATATCTTGTGGGCCTCATTATCTGTTCTACTTTACCTAAAGCTTCTACGGTGCCTTCCAAATTCTTCTTGGTCTACTCTGGTCTTCTTGTGGCTTGTGAATATCTGTTTCAAATGTGGGGTAAACTGGCATACATGTTTCCTGGTCAAAAATTTTATGGTTTGTCACTTTTCCTTGGTTTGAAGTCTTTTGATTCTGGATTTTGGGGTCTTGAATTAGGCTTGAGGGGGAAAATACTGGTGATTGTTGCGTGCACCCTTCAATATAATGTTTTCCGTTGGCTTGAAAAGATGCCAAACCATCTAATAAATGAGGGAAAGTGGGAAGAACCTTGCCAGTTGTTTATTTCAGCAGAATATACCTCGGCAGATACCAGAGGAAATGCAACACCTGTAGATTCTGCTCTTGTGTTTTCCAAACAAAGAGGTACCACCTCCAAGTCATGGCCATCATTTAGCTCTGTTGCCTTTGAAGTATCTGATCAAATGGCTAGTTTGGCAAGAGGTACAGGGAGTAGCACTAGTAGATACTCGTTTGGCTATATATGGGGCAGTTCTAAAGAGAGCCATAAGTGGAACAAGAAACGCATCATTGCTTTGAGGAAGGAGAGGTTTGAAATGCAGATAACTACACTGAAAATCTATATGAGATTCTGGATTGAAAATCTATTCCAGCTCCGAGGTCTTGAGATTAACATGGTTGCTTTACTTGTAGCAAGTTTTTCTGCATTGAATGTTATCTCAATGTTTTACATAATGTGCTTAATTGCATGTATCCTTCTGAATCGACAAGTTATCCGGAGATTGTGGCccatatttgttttcttatttgctGTTATCCTTGTGCTCGAGTACTTTGCCATTTGGAAAAATCTGATTCCTTGGATCCATGGCCCTAGCGAGGTGAATGTTCACTGTCATGATTGCTGGAGTAGCTCAAGTCTTCATTTCAGATACTGCATGAAATGCTGGCTGG GAGTAATTGTTGATGATCCACGTATTGTTGTCAGTTActatttggtttttatattcTCTTCTTTTAAACTCCGTTCTGATCATTTAGATGGTTTCTCTGACTCGCACACATACCAGCAGATGATGTCTCAAAGGAGAAATGCGCAAGTTTGGAGAGATCTCTCTTTTGAAACAAAAAGCATGTGGACCTTTCTAGATTATTTGAGGCTATATTCTTATTGTCATCTTTTAGACATTGTTCTGGCATTAATTTTGATAACTGGAACGCTAGAGTATGATGTCCTTCACCTCGGCTACCTTGGTTTTGCACTGGTTTTCTTTCGAATGAGGCTTGAGATACTGAAAAAGAAgaaccaaatttttaaatttttgcgACTATATAATTTTGTGGTCATTGTTCTTTCTCTGGCATATCAATGTCCTTATCTTGGAGACTACAGCTCTGGCAAGTGTGGGACAACTGACTATATATATGAGATCATTGGATTTTATAAGTATGATTATGGATTCCGGATTACTTCAAGATCTGCCTTGGTtgaaattattatctttttattggTATCAATGCAATCTTACATATTTTGCTCCCGAGAATTTGACTATGTTGCAAGATATCTTGAGGCCGAGCAGATTGGTGCTATGGTACGTGAACAAGAGAAGAGGGCAGCATGGAAAACTGAACAATTGCTGCACATTCGCAAATCAGAAGAACAAAAACGGCAACGTAACTTGCAAGTGGAGAAAATGAAATCTGAGATGCTAAATTTGCAAAGCCAACTAAATAGCATGAATGGTGTCACAAATCTTGGTAGCACTTCTCCACAAAACAGAGGCCTTCGAAGAAGAAAGAATCCCGCAGTCGCTGCTGAAACTGGCAAGTTACAAGGAAAGGAAGATATCTTAGATTCTGAGGACCAGGATTTGAATACAGATTCAATTAATTCATTTGGCTTTGCTCTACCTGATACCCAGGGAAGGGAATTAATCTCACACGTATCATATGATATACTACAATCTCCTAAGAGTGCTAAAAGTGAAAGCTCATTAGCAATGGACATGAAGCATTTACAGGACTCTCTTTGTGAGATAAGTGAATTAGGAGAAGGAGATGATACTGCATACCAAAGTGTTGAGAAAGATTcaaaagaaaagggtaagggtAAAGAAAATCCTCTAGTTTCAGCTGTGCAATTGATAGGTGATGGTGTTTCTCAAGTCCAGTCCCTTGGAAATCAGGCGGTTACCAACATTGTGAGTTTCTTGAATATTGAACATGGGGAATCAGATTCAAATGGTCATTCTTCTGCTGAGGATGGGGTTTATGATGAAATTGAAAGTCAGAATAAAATAGGACATGGGCATTTTGATCGGACAACATCAGTTTGTTCAGCTAGTGGAACCACGATGCCTGCAGCCAGCCTTCAGATAGGTAGAATATTTCGTTTCATATGGTCACAAATGCGGTCTAACAACGATGTTGTTTGCTACTGCTGCTTCATTCTAGTCTTTCTCTGGAATTTCAGCTTGCTTTCCATGGTTTACCTTGGAGCTCTTTTTTTGTATGCTCTTTGTGTAAATTCTGGTCCTACTTATTTATTCTGGATTATTATTCTAATCTACACAGAGTTCAATATTTTGGTTCAGTATTTGTATCAGATTATTATCCAGCACTGTGGATTGAGTATCAATCTTAAAATACTGCAGAGGTTGGGGTTTCCTGATCACAAGATTACAGCATCATTTGTTGTTAGCACCCTTCCTCTCTTTCTTGTGTACATATCAACCCTTCTTCAGAGTTCTATAACTGCTAAAGATGGTGAGTGGGCACCTGTAACAGAATTTAAGCTTTTTGGTATGAGAAGTCCTCACAAGGATGACCATGTGGTGACCTATAGTTGGGGAATGAGGGTATGGCGTTTCCTCTCTCCAGTAATAGAGATAATAAAGATAGTATCAAGAGGTTTCACTCGGTATTGGATGTCATTGACACAAGGATCTGAAGCTCCTCCACATTTTGTGCAATTGTCAATGAAAGTTGATGAGTGGCCTGATGATGGGATCCAGCCAGAGAGGATTGAATCTAGAATAAATCAGTTGCTCAGAGTAGTGCATGAGGAAAGATGCCAAGTGAAAATTCCAAATTCATGCCATTCTGTCAGCAAAGTTCGAATTCAAAGCATTGAAAAAAGTCAAGAAAGCGCAAATGTTGCTCTTGCTGTTCTTGAAGTTGTTTATGCTTCTCCTTCAGTAGGATGCCCAGCAGTAGAATGGTACAGATCTTTAACTCCAGCTGCTGATGTAGCAAGTGAGATTCTTAAAGCAAAAAGCATGGGGCTCATCGAAGAAATAGACTTTCCATACCCTATAATATCTGTAATTGGAGGTGGCAAAAGAGAAATTGACCtatatgcttatatatttggTGCTGACTTGgctgttttctttttagttgcCATGTTCTACCAGTCTGTCATAAAGAACAACAGCAAATTTCTGGATGTTTATCAGCTTGAAGATCAGTTCCCCAAGGAGTTTGTATTTATCTTGATG ATTCTGTTTTTCTTGATTGTGCTTGATCGGATCATATATCTTTGTTCCTTCGCCGCAGGCAAActcattttctatattttcaaccTTATCCTATTTACATATTCAGTCACAGAGTATGCTTGGTATATGGAGCCATCTCACCAACGTGTAGGAGGATTTGCTCTTCGTGCTATCTATTTAACAAAATCAGTTTCCTTAGCACTGCAGGCATTGCAAATTCAACATGGAATTCCTAATAAAAGTACTTTATATCGTCAATTTTTGACAAGCAAAGTTACGCAAGTCAACTATCTGGGTTTTCGACTTTATCGAGCTTTACCATTTCTGTATGAACTGCGTTGTGTGCTTGATTGGTCCTGTACGACAACTTCTCTAACAATGTATGACTGGCTAAAG TTGGAGGACATCAATTCAAGTTTATTTCTTGTAAAATGTGATGCTGTTTTGAACAGAGCAGGGCATAAGCAAGGAGAGAAgcaaacaaaaacaaccaaattttGTAGTGgcatttgtttgttctttatatTGATTTGTGTCATTTGGGCTCCTATGCTG ATGTACAGCAGTGGCAACCCAACTAACATTGCCAACCCTATTATAGATGTGACTGTTCACGTAGATATTAAAGCTGCTGGTGGAAGGCTGACTCTTTTTCAAACTACACTTTGTGAAAGATTTCCATGGGATAAGCTGGATTTTCGTGAAGATCTCGACCGTGATCATTTTCTGGATACGTATAATGTGAATGATATTCAACTGATTTGTTGTCAAGCTGATGCCAGTGCAGTGTGGCTGGTGCCTCCTATGGTTAAGAATAGGTTTATTAAATCCCTTGATTATGACATGGATATAATTTTCACATGGTTATTTACCAGGGAGAGGCCAAAGGGGAAGGAGGTTGTGAAATATGAGATCACTGTTGAAGATGTGCCCAGTGCATCTACAGTTCAACAAGTACTTAATGGGTCTGCTAAAGGTTTTGCAATATATAATGTGTATCCCAGGTACTTCAGAGTCACTGGATCAGGTGAAGTGCGGCGCCTTGAGCAAACA GTAAGTTCAGTCAGCGGTGAGCTTGTCTTAAATCAAGAGAGCTTACCATGGTGGTCCTTCTATGATGTCAATGCATCGGATGTGGTGGGTTGTAATGAGTTGACTGGACCTATGGCTATTGTTGTTTCAGAGGAGACTCCAC AGGGAATCCTAGGAGAAACTTTGAGCAAGTTCAGCATCTGGAGTCTCTACCTGACTTTTGTGCTCGCTGTTGGTCGGTTTATTAGACTTCAATGTTCTGATCTGAGAATGAGAATACCCTTTGAGAATCTTCCTTCATGTGACAG GCTAATAGCTATCTGTGAAGACATCTATGCTGCACGTGCAGAGGGTGAGTTGGAAGTCGAAGAAGTACTTTACTGGACGCTTGTCAAAATTTACAGGTCCCCTCACATGCTTCTAGAGTACACAAAACCTGATTAA